A stretch of Tripterygium wilfordii isolate XIE 37 chromosome 11, ASM1340144v1, whole genome shotgun sequence DNA encodes these proteins:
- the LOC120009612 gene encoding zinc finger protein GAI-ASSOCIATED FACTOR 1-like: MVESENQSEMTVTTACEEATSLSGNLLPVEPPKKKRNLPGMPDPDAEVIALSPKTLMATNRFVCEICGKGFQRDQNLQLHRRGHNLPWKLKQRTSKEIRKRVYVCPESSCVHHNPTRALGDLTGIKKHFCRKHGEKKWKCERCSKKYAVQSDWKAHMKTCGSREYKCDCGTLFSRRDSFITHRAFCDALAQESAREQAIPVSVTERNVRASANANRVVTSPPPPPLTPSTTVVSPGVSVQSSELAENPIGISPPTSGATATCFPSSTTTSTSVFASIFAASTPAAPAISRASQASSSFAARPDYYSGAKALEPTSLTLSPSLYLSTHTASLFPAQNQDHRNYTPSPQPALSATALLQKAAQMGVSSSNPSFLRGIALSGPPSDGIVKQERDLVAAGLGLALPSGDVMVGPSSLFGNKPTTLDLFGLGVDAGASSRGFSALYNSFGGDFTVSGPTASYGGRGGSSPGGDTWEGPSERETNGL; the protein is encoded by the exons ATGGTGGAGTCAGAAAATCAATCGGAGATGACGGTTACAACAGCTTGTGAAGAAGCCACAAGCTTATCTGGTAATCTACTACCAGTCGAACCACCGAAGAAGAAGCGAAACCTCCCTGGAATGCCTG ATCCAGATGCGGAAGTGATTGCGTTATCGCCAAAAACTCTGATGGCCACAAACCGATTCGTGTGCGAGATCTGCGGGAAGGGATTTCAACGCGACCAGAACTTGCAGCTTCACAGGCGAGGCCACAATCTTCCGTGGAAGCTGAAGCAGCGAACGAGCAAAGAAATTCGTAAGCGTGTTTACGTATGCCCGGAGTCATCGTGCGTTCACCACAACCCGACGAGGGCACTCGGTGACTTGACTGGCATCAAGAAGCACTTCTGCAGAAAGCACGGTGAGAAGAAGTGGAAGTGCGAGAGGTGCTCGAAGAAATACGCTGTGCAGTCCGATTGGAAGGCACATATGAAAACCTGTGGCAGCAGAGAGTATAAATGTGACTGCGGCACTCTATTCTCCAG GCGCGATAGCTTTATAACGCACAGGGCGTTTTGCGACGCATTAGCACAGGAAAGTGCGAGAGAACAAGCAATTCCGGTTTCTGTTACAGAAAGAAATGTGCGTGCCAGTGCCAATGCCAACAGAGTGGTTACTTCGCCGCCACCGCCTCCTCTTACTCCGTCCACTACAGTAGTGTCTCCGGGTGTGTCTGTTCAAAGTTCAG AATTGGCTGAAAACCCAATTGGGATCTCACCACCTACATCTGGTGCTACTGCTACATGCTTCCCCTCGAGTACCACTACAAGCACCAGTGTGTTCGCGAGTATATTTGCCGCCTCAACACCAGCAGCACCTGCAATTTCACGAGCATCCCAAGCATCGTCGTCATTCGCAGCTCGTCCTGACTACTACTCTGGAGCTAAAGCTCTGGAACCCACATCACTCACTCTCTCCCCATCTCTTTATCTCTCTACCCATACAGCTTCTCTCTTCCCAGCACAAAATCAAGACCACAGAAACTACACTCCAAGTCCACAACCGGCCTTGTCGGCGACCGCATTGCTTCAAAAGGCGGCTCAAATGGGAGTTTCGTCATCGAACCCATCGTTTCTTCGTGGGATCGCTTTATCAGGTCCTCCTTCAGACGGCATTGTGAAACAAGAGAGGGATTTGGTGGCAGCTGGGCTTGGGCTGGCTTTGCCCTCTGGTGATGTTATGGTGGGCCCATCGTCTCTGTTTGGAAACAAGCCCACCACGCTTGATCTTTTTGGGCTGGGCGTGGATGCTGGTGCTTCTTCAAGAGGGTTCTCTGCTCTGTACAATTCCTTTGGAGGCGACTTCACTGTTAGTGGTCCAACGGCGTCGTATGGTGGAAGAGGAGGGAGTTCCCCTGGAGGAGACACATGGGAAGGTCCatcagagagagagacaaatgGTTTATGA